TTTGTGTTAGCCTGTCCAAGTCGTTCTTAATACTCATTACCTCCTCAATCCTCCTACTCAACTCATCTATGTAGCCCCTTATGTCCGTTATGTCTTGCTGGTGCGTTGATGATTGAGGATTTGTTATTTGAGTTGAGGGTGCTGTTAGTCCGAATTCATCCTTATCCTCGTTATCTATTACAAGTTCCTCCTCGATCTCCTCATTACCTGCTAATTTCTTCTTCCTATTACCTAGTCTGAACATGATTATTTAATTGAGACCTCATTAATTAGTTTTACCCCTCATAACTTATTAAGGGGTTTGTTTATGGTTTTATATGGGCTTGTTCTATAGTCGTTCTGTGGGTGTTGTTGATGGTGAGGTTGTCTTTAGCCGTAGGGTTTCGTTCCGTGGTTTTCCCAGCGCAGTGACTATCTACAGCACTGTTTGGGGTAGTGGTTGTTTTATTGATGTTGGTGATTCAGTGCTTCCTGGTATTGATGATTTTGACCTTGAGGCGTTCATAACGAGGTATATGCCTAGGGTTAGGGATGCCGTGGTTAGGAGTGTTTCGAGGGGTTTGGGATTTGATGATGCCGTGATCAACGCCCTGAGGATTGAGGTTAATGCTTACCTGAGGAGTATTGGTGTTGATGCATCAAGCGATGATACCAATAGGTGGGCCTCACTCCTGTTTAGGGGTCTCTATAACTATGGTGTTCTGGAGCCCGTGATGCTTATTGGTGATGAGGTTGGTCTTACGGATATTTACATGACGCCAGGGGCTAGGGTTCATTTTAAGTTGAGTAGTCTTGGTGATTGTCAGTCGAATATTGTGCCGAGTAACCGCGAGATCGAGCTGTTGATTAGTATTATTGGCGATAGGGTTGGGGTTTACCCAACTTATTATAATCCGTCGATTGAGACCTATGATAGGGTTCATAGGCCGATGCTTAGGATAAGTATTGACTCCTTCGATGTTACGGATAGGACCAGGGTTAGTATTAGGGTTTTCCCCACGAGGGCTTGGAAGTTGATTGACATGGTTAGGCTTGGCTCGATCGATGCGAGGCTCGCGGCCTATCTTTGGCTGGCACTTGAGGTTGGTGTTCCGGTACTCGTTATTGGGCCTGCAGGCTCCGGTAAGACGAGTATGTCCGCGGCCTTGATGTCGGCGTTGTCCCCGAGCACGGTGATTGCCAAGGTTGAGGATATTGACGAGGTTTTACTGCCTCAGGAGTTGGTTGGTGATTATGCGGGTGGTGTTATTCCGTTGCTTAGTCGTGAGGGCCATGGGGCCGGCGTCAGGTCTATACCGCTTTTCCAGAGGCTTGTTCATGCGCTTAGGGTTGGTGCTGATTATATCTTTGTTAATGAAGTTAGGAGTGCTGAGGATACTGTGGCCTGGCTTCATGCGATCATGAGTGGGCAGGTTGGTGGCGCAACTACAATGCATGCAGAGGGCATTAATGAAGCTCTTGTGAGGCTTAGGAGCTATGGTGCACCTATTGAATCCATTAAGTTGGTTGTGATTCTCATGGGTAGGTTTGAGGTGGGTGGTGGGGTTGTTAGGAGGGTTGTGAATGCGTGGGTTGTTGATGGTGGTAAGCCCGTCATTGCTTGGGATGGGGCTTTGCATGAGGACGTTTTTATCAGGTTCCTGGGTGGGCGTTTTGGTGAGGACTTCGTGGTTAGGGAGATTGGTGATAGGGAGTCATTCCTTAGGCATTACTCGGGCTTTGACATTGATGAGGCTGAGTGGGTTAGGTTGGTCGCCCTCTTCCACAGGGCTAGGGACTTGGTGATGCCCAGGGAAGTTAAGAGCGATGTTGTTTTTGATGAGTCCTGACGCTGGTGAGTAATTGTCTCGCCAATTCGTTTATGTCGATTGGGGTTGGGTAATTATTAATTAATGTCTTCTTACCGATGCTTAGGGTCCTCCTAGTCTCACCCTCACTTGCACCTAATTCCCTTAATGCCTGCTCCAGAAGTTTCAGTCCATTACTTACATAGACCTTCACAGCATCCCTACTGGGCTTAACTTCACCCTCAACCCTGAACCTTGGCTTATTACTAATCCTCTTTATGAGCTTAATAATCTCCTTATCTTCATCCTCATTGGAACCTCTCCTGTGTCGGGATCTCATGGTCTCGCCCAAACTCTCTCCGCATTCAATCTCTCTAGTAATGCAGTTAATTCATCAATGGCCCTCCTGAATTGACTTAGCCCTGGATCCTTGATTAAATATGGTATTGAACCCAGGCGCCAGGCCGCCTCAATTGCTGAGTTCCTCAGTATCTTAATCACGTTCTTAACGCCAATGTCCAGACCTCCCTTTATGCTTGATAGCCTGTTCAGGATAATGATGCTCTCCCTCCCTGGACCTATTGCCGAGGCGTACTCCAGCATGTTTCCGAGCCATCCCATGCCTCCCGGCTCGTCAGTGGCCACTAGGGTTATTACCTCAGTATTACTTATTAATGCTGTTGTTAGCCCTGGGCTTAGGGCCGGTGATAGGGCTGGCGTATCTATAAGTATGAAGTTCGGCCTAGCCCTGTAACTACCTATTCCCCTAATTAATGATGATAACCTCGAGCTCAGCACTGAAGCGCTTGGCAGCGCGCCATATGGATTTGCAACCGGTGAGGTGCCTGGTGGTATAATTCTTATGCTACTGATGTTTCCATCCTCAATAAACGCTGTTGATACCTTAACCGTTCTTGCGACCCCCATTAAGTACGTTAATGAACCATTAACATTACTTGGATTATTCGCACCAAGGACCTTGGATGCTGTTGCGTTTGGGTCTAGGTCGATGAGCCAGGTCCTGTAGCCCCTCATTGCCAGTGCGGTGGCTAGGCTCGTGATTATTAATGTCTTGCCAACACCACCCTTCTGGCTTAGGAACAATACTGTTAACATGGTTTATAATTCTAAATGGCATTATTAAGGCTTTACCCAATTAGACCATTGTTAGGATTATGTACGTGATTACTAGGGGCACCGTGGCGTATATACCCGTAATTAGGGAATCGAGTAAGTAACCACACATGAGACCTCCAAGTATGACCGTTGGAAGCATTAATTGCACCAGGGCCATACCCCCAATTACCTGGGTTGCTATTAGTCTCGTTATGATGAGTATGGCGTCCATGAATGATACCGATATGGCCAGCGATATGTACCCAACCCTCCTGGAATCCATTATTGTGTTCATTACGTGGGTTAACGATGTAACGGCTATGTTAAGCACATCAGGTCTTCCCATTCCTGTAATGAGTATTGCCCCGGCATACTCATTAATGAAGTTATCAAGCCAATTTCCTGACTGTGCCTGCTCAAGTCTTGGCGTAACCACCGCCCTCATTACCCTATTAATTGCCGTGTGCCTTATTTCAATTATCGATCTAACCTTCCCAATGTACCAACCCAGACTTAGGCCTAGGAAGGCTATGGAGAAGACAAGCCATGTTAATGCAATAGACCTAATCACTATGTATATAGGTATTGCTGGCACTATGGCAAGTCCCAGGTACTTCATTAATTTATTATCGATGGCTATTAGCCCCGGGTCTAGGCTCCAGCTTAGTAGTGCTGTTATTGGGGATGCTGAGGCGTAGGTTATTACTAGGTATGTCGTTGGGTCAATGCTTAGGGCCTTGCTTATTAGGGTTATTGTCATGGGCATTATGGCCAGCGTAATTATTGTGAGTGTGTCTAGGAGTATTACCAGGTCTCTATAATCATTACCTAGCCTTCTCAATGCATCATCGAGTTCCCTAAGGATATAAAGCACTGCCATGCTTGGTTCAATACCTAACCTCTCGGCATTGGTCATGACCTCGAGTATATTGCCGAACCCACCCACGTACCTTGTGATGGGTTCATTCATAGATAGTGCTGCTCTAGCGATTAATAATCGCCTAATTAGTGAGTAACCGAAGTTAAGCCTTTGGGCCTCATTAATTAATGCATCTATAACCCTACTCACCGGTTGTGCCAGGAATAATGGGGTTGCGAGGGCTATTAACAAGGTCTCCTCTAGCCTAGCCCTAAACCAGGGCCTAGTGAAGCGTAGACTCATAAGTCTACGTATAGGCAATGCTTAAAAGTTATATCTTTCATAATTAATTTATGGGTAGTAGGGGTGAATTGTCTCCATTGGTCTCTGTAATAATCGCGGCAGTACTCATAGTCATTAGTGTGACGCTAATAATGATGTTCTATCACAGTGCTAAGGCCATGGGTCAACATGCTCTCGAGGCGCCGCAGGTCGAGGCCTCAGCCAGTATTAGTGGGTCTACGGGTATTACAACTATTAATGTTTATAATGCTGGTACGACCCAGTTAACCATTGGTGGGGTTAAGGTTTATGGACCCGGTGGTTCGGTGCTCAGTTGTTCCTGGAATGGCGTTGGGACTACGGTGGTTGCTGGCGGTAGTTATGGAATTGTGGGTCAATGCAGTGGTGTTAGTCCTGGCTCCACATACACCATAGTTATTATGCTCAACTCCACGAGTGGTTCTGTTGCCGAGTCACTCACGGTTACGGCATCCTAATAAATACTGATTAGTGGATTATGATTTTAATTTTGAGGTGAACTTTCCTTTTATTATGTGTTGATTGTTGTTTCGTTGCTGTACTCAATAACCTTAGTTCCGTTGCTGTAGGTTATTACGTATAGTGTGATTGGTTGGTAATACATGGTATTGTAGTAACCCCACCATGTGATTACTATGCCCTTTACGTATGGCTGTACTAGGAAGTATGGCACTCCATCCGGTAACCACGCATGGGGTGCGTCATTGTAAACAACCTGGCATATTCACTATAGTAAATAGTAATTTGTATCTTAACCTAGATGAAATAATAGATTTATTGATTATATAACCATGTTTAGGTGGTTTAGGGTTATTAATTTCTATGGCTAGGTCTGTGAATACACTGGGCCTGCTAGTGTTTCCTATTTTTGGCTCTGTATTTTGCCCTGCCACCTACTTATTAGTTCGTTTATTTTTCTGGCCATTTCAATGTCGAGTTGCGTTATTCCGCCTTCATCATGCGTGGTGAGCCTCAGTGTTAGGTGTTTCCAGGTTATGATCATGTCCGGGTGGTGTTCCTCCGCCTCGGCTATTTGGGCTAATTCGTTTATGAAGTTTATGCAGTCCATGAATTCCTTGAACTCCAACTCCCTGACTATGTAGTTACCCTCCAGTCTCCAGCCCTGTGGTAGGGACTTAATGACCTCCTCCCTGGTGAGCGGCATATGGCTTTGGTGTGTATTACTTATTAAGTATTGGGTCTTTATTCACGTGTTGTGGTAATGCCTAGTCCCGCGCCTCATGAGCCTGCTTGAGGTGGTCATGGGCTTGCTGGGTATGCGTGTATTCGCCTTATGGCGGTGGGTTTTTATTTTTAGTTGAGGAAATTATTAGTGAATGTCTCTTAGGGATGAGTTTTTGCGTTTGTTGAGGGAGGATGAGGTTTTTAGGCTTGCTGTTATTGGGCTTTTGGGTATCTCGGATATTCAATCTACCCTTAGGCAGTTGGTTGATGCTGTGGGTGGTTTGGCTAGGAATCAGTCAGTGATGATGGAAACCCTGAACAAGGTCCTTGAGACAATACAAAGACTCACGGAAAACCAGGAAAAACTTTGGGAGGAGGATAATAGGATTTGGAGGGAGGTCAATGCACTGAGGGAGGTGCAAAGCAAGATACTCGAGGAAAACAACAAGATCTGGCAGGAAATCAAGAAACTCATCGAGAACCAAGAGAAAATGTGGCAGGAAATTAGGGGACTTAGGAGGGATGTTAATGTCATTAGGAAGACCCTGGATAATATAACGGCATCCATTGATGAGGAAGCCAATGACGTTGTTACGCACCTACTTAGGGATAGAGGTGTTAACCTGAGGACTGATAGAGTTACCCTCAACTTAAGGTTTGAGTTTGATGTTTACGGTACCA
This is a stretch of genomic DNA from Vulcanisaeta moutnovskia 768-28. It encodes these proteins:
- a CDS encoding ATPase, T2SS/T4P/T4SS family, with product MGLFYSRSVGVVDGEVVFSRRVSFRGFPSAVTIYSTVWGSGCFIDVGDSVLPGIDDFDLEAFITRYMPRVRDAVVRSVSRGLGFDDAVINALRIEVNAYLRSIGVDASSDDTNRWASLLFRGLYNYGVLEPVMLIGDEVGLTDIYMTPGARVHFKLSSLGDCQSNIVPSNREIELLISIIGDRVGVYPTYYNPSIETYDRVHRPMLRISIDSFDVTDRTRVSIRVFPTRAWKLIDMVRLGSIDARLAAYLWLALEVGVPVLVIGPAGSGKTSMSAALMSALSPSTVIAKVEDIDEVLLPQELVGDYAGGVIPLLSREGHGAGVRSIPLFQRLVHALRVGADYIFVNEVRSAEDTVAWLHAIMSGQVGGATTMHAEGINEALVRLRSYGAPIESIKLVVILMGRFEVGGGVVRRVVNAWVVDGGKPVIAWDGALHEDVFIRFLGGRFGEDFVVREIGDRESFLRHYSGFDIDEAEWVRLVALFHRARDLVMPREVKSDVVFDES
- a CDS encoding 4a-hydroxytetrahydrobiopterin dehydratase; amino-acid sequence: MPLTREEVIKSLPQGWRLEGNYIVRELEFKEFMDCINFINELAQIAEAEEHHPDMIITWKHLTLRLTTHDEGGITQLDIEMARKINELISRWQGKIQSQK
- a CDS encoding ParA family protein, translating into MLTVLFLSQKGGVGKTLIITSLATALAMRGYRTWLIDLDPNATASKVLGANNPSNVNGSLTYLMGVARTVKVSTAFIEDGNISSIRIIPPGTSPVANPYGALPSASVLSSRLSSLIRGIGSYRARPNFILIDTPALSPALSPGLTTALISNTEVITLVATDEPGGMGWLGNMLEYASAIGPGRESIIILNRLSSIKGGLDIGVKNVIKILRNSAIEAAWRLGSIPYLIKDPGLSQFRRAIDELTALLERLNAERVWARP